One segment of Fructilactobacillus hinvesii DNA contains the following:
- a CDS encoding endonuclease MutS2: MNKKILQTLEYQRIKDQIAPFLVTEAGHEELKQLLPSSTPATVQRWLDETDDGAHLYRLNRTIPLPKLKGVQPALQRLAVGASLNGKELARINVVLRASLRVQRFFNELADEHVELNLLDQEAESFAVLPEITERLQRSVDENGFLKDEASATLRSIRRQILQLQGTIKGRMESYMHGKKAEDLSEPVITIRDDRYVIPVKAEAKQKFGGIVHDQSATGQTLYIEPASVVGLNNDLRSEQINEREEIKRLLRELSDLLRPEQAALQQNATKLGHFDFINAKARAAAQLQATKPTLSAANQVHLKQARHPLIDQEHVVGNDLILGYDYRQIIITGPNTGGKTITMKTLGLLQLMAQSGLFIPAAEGSQAGLFDEVFADIGDEQSIEQNLSTFSSHMDNIIQILQQTTKDSLVLIDELGAGTDPHEGAALAISILDAIGTKQSEVLATTHYPELKVYGYNRPETTNASMEFDEETLQPTYRLLMGIPGQSNALSIAARLGLPADVVAEAQSLTSQDSQEINRMIQQLTKQTKAANEWAEKLEAELAEATDLHDELQTKFTQFTDQREQMLNAAKRDANQIVSRTKREANAVIADLHHKQKQGANIKEHELIADQGKLNALEQHPELQHNRVLRRQKAKKSFHVGDDVLVKTYGQRGVLLKKVGNHDWEVELGILKMKVSENDLEKVKPEKPKHQATASVRRTKSSGLSTTLDLRGVRYEEAMQRLDRYIDAALLAGYPSVTIIHGKGTGALRTGVTNYLKRNRQVASFGFSPANAGGDGSTVVKFK, from the coding sequence ATGAACAAAAAAATTTTACAAACATTAGAATACCAACGGATTAAGGATCAGATTGCACCGTTTTTAGTGACCGAAGCCGGCCACGAAGAACTGAAGCAATTATTGCCGAGTTCTACACCAGCCACCGTGCAGCGCTGGTTAGATGAAACGGACGATGGCGCTCATTTGTACCGATTGAATCGGACGATCCCGTTGCCCAAATTGAAGGGGGTCCAACCGGCGTTACAGCGCTTAGCCGTTGGCGCCAGTTTAAACGGGAAGGAATTGGCTCGGATCAACGTGGTGCTTAGGGCCAGTCTGCGGGTTCAACGCTTTTTTAATGAGTTAGCGGATGAACACGTGGAGTTGAATCTTTTAGATCAAGAAGCAGAATCTTTTGCTGTGCTTCCTGAAATCACGGAACGCCTGCAGCGGTCAGTGGATGAAAATGGCTTTTTAAAGGATGAGGCGTCTGCGACGCTACGATCCATTCGCCGGCAGATTTTGCAGTTACAGGGAACCATTAAAGGCCGCATGGAAAGCTACATGCACGGTAAAAAAGCCGAGGATCTTAGTGAACCCGTAATTACGATTCGGGATGATCGCTACGTGATCCCAGTGAAAGCGGAAGCCAAACAAAAATTTGGGGGAATTGTCCACGATCAAAGTGCCACCGGGCAAACTTTATACATTGAACCCGCTAGCGTGGTGGGACTTAACAATGACCTGCGGAGCGAACAAATTAATGAACGAGAAGAAATTAAACGCTTGTTGCGAGAACTTTCTGATTTGTTGCGACCGGAACAAGCGGCTTTGCAACAAAACGCTACAAAGTTGGGTCACTTTGATTTTATCAACGCTAAGGCTCGCGCTGCGGCACAACTGCAAGCGACGAAACCGACTTTATCGGCTGCCAATCAAGTTCATTTAAAACAAGCGCGCCATCCGTTAATTGATCAGGAGCACGTGGTGGGAAATGACTTAATTCTGGGTTACGACTACCGCCAAATTATTATCACCGGTCCAAATACCGGGGGAAAAACAATCACAATGAAAACACTGGGTTTGCTGCAACTAATGGCGCAATCCGGACTATTTATTCCAGCCGCCGAAGGAAGTCAGGCAGGATTGTTTGACGAAGTCTTTGCTGACATCGGCGACGAACAATCCATTGAACAAAACTTAAGTACTTTTTCTTCACACATGGATAACATTATTCAGATCCTGCAACAAACGACGAAGGACAGTCTGGTCTTAATTGATGAACTCGGGGCTGGGACTGATCCGCACGAGGGAGCCGCCCTTGCCATCTCAATTTTGGATGCCATTGGAACCAAACAAAGTGAAGTGCTGGCCACGACACACTATCCAGAACTAAAGGTTTACGGTTACAACCGCCCGGAAACAACGAATGCTTCGATGGAGTTTGACGAAGAAACGTTGCAACCAACCTATCGCTTATTGATGGGGATCCCGGGACAAAGTAATGCATTGAGCATTGCAGCGCGGTTGGGATTGCCAGCTGACGTGGTGGCCGAAGCTCAGTCGCTAACGAGCCAGGATAGTCAAGAAATTAACCGGATGATTCAGCAGTTAACTAAGCAAACCAAGGCAGCCAATGAATGGGCTGAGAAGTTAGAAGCTGAATTGGCTGAAGCAACTGATTTGCATGATGAACTGCAAACTAAGTTTACTCAGTTTACTGATCAACGAGAGCAAATGCTAAATGCGGCGAAACGTGATGCCAATCAAATTGTGTCACGAACCAAGCGGGAAGCCAATGCGGTAATTGCTGATCTGCACCACAAGCAAAAGCAGGGTGCTAATATCAAAGAACACGAATTAATTGCAGATCAAGGGAAGCTCAATGCACTTGAACAACATCCGGAACTACAACATAATCGGGTTTTACGGCGCCAAAAAGCAAAAAAATCTTTTCACGTGGGGGATGATGTCCTCGTCAAAACATATGGTCAACGTGGGGTTTTGTTGAAAAAAGTCGGAAACCACGATTGGGAAGTTGAACTGGGAATTTTGAAGATGAAAGTCTCCGAAAATGATCTAGAAAAGGTCAAACCAGAAAAGCCAAAACACCAGGCCACAGCCAGCGTCCGTAGAACTAAGTCAAGTGGTTTATCCACCACTTTGGATCTGCGAGGAGTCCGATATGAAGAG
- a CDS encoding cell division protein ZapA, with the protein MNNKRRFKTRIGKKEYTLIGAASDQHMRAVAKILNDDLTKLKSQSQNLSEEDAAILLAFNAISEQLDKQLELDQLKAQLEHDNSDQTDTTR; encoded by the coding sequence GTGAATAATAAACGAAGATTTAAAACGAGAATTGGCAAAAAAGAATATACGTTAATTGGAGCAGCATCTGATCAACATATGCGGGCCGTGGCCAAGATTTTAAACGACGATTTAACGAAACTAAAGAGCCAATCCCAGAACCTAAGCGAGGAAGATGCTGCCATTTTGCTGGCGTTTAACGCAATTTCAGAGCAGTTGGATAAACAATTAGAGTTAGACCAATTAAAAGCCCAACTCGAGCATGATAATTCAGATCAAACAGACACAACTAGATAA
- a CDS encoding DUF1292 domain-containing protein, with the protein MAEEPQAEQITLIDEDGNEILYNELFTFSSEDYGRSYILMYPASEEGNDSINIEAYALPKGADPTAPDDADLEPIESDAEWEMVQETLNTFLDPNGKM; encoded by the coding sequence ATGGCTGAAGAACCACAAGCAGAACAAATTACCCTCATTGATGAGGATGGCAATGAAATTCTTTATAACGAATTATTTACGTTTTCCTCAGAAGACTATGGTCGTTCTTACATTTTGATGTATCCAGCTTCAGAAGAAGGAAACGATAGTATTAACATTGAAGCTTATGCGTTACCAAAGGGAGCTGATCCAACTGCTCCTGATGATGCGGATCTGGAACCAATTGAGAGTGATGCCGAATGGGAAATGGTGCAAGAAACTTTAAACACCTTCTTAGATCCAAACGGCAAAATGTAA
- the ruvX gene encoding Holliday junction resolvase RuvX has translation MKIMGLDVGSKTVGVAISDALGWTAQGVEIVPIDEDEKEFGLERIGELIAANDVQLVVIGLPKNMNNTAGPRVKASKRYGKMVRAKFHLPVEFEDERLTTVEAERMLIEKADVSRAKRKKVIDKVAAELILQGYLDRNHN, from the coding sequence ATGAAGATTATGGGATTAGACGTGGGTTCAAAAACGGTCGGAGTTGCCATTAGTGATGCCCTAGGCTGGACGGCCCAGGGGGTGGAAATCGTTCCCATTGATGAAGACGAAAAGGAATTTGGATTGGAACGCATTGGAGAGCTCATTGCAGCCAATGACGTACAACTAGTCGTGATTGGCTTGCCCAAAAATATGAATAATACCGCCGGACCACGGGTGAAAGCATCCAAACGCTATGGCAAAATGGTGCGCGCTAAATTTCATCTCCCCGTCGAATTTGAAGACGAACGGTTAACAACCGTAGAAGCGGAACGAATGTTAATTGAAAAGGCTGATGTTTCGCGAGCCAAACGGAAAAAAGTAATTGACAAGGTAGCAGCTGAATTGATCCTACAGGGTTATCTTGATCGTAATCATAATTAA